In Peromyscus leucopus breed LL Stock chromosome 16_21, UCI_PerLeu_2.1, whole genome shotgun sequence, a single genomic region encodes these proteins:
- the LOC114682639 gene encoding olfactory receptor 5V1, whose amino-acid sequence MEGKNQTAPYEFIILGFSNLNELQFLLFTIFFLTYICTLGGNVFIILVTMADSHLHTPMYYFLGNLAFIDICYTTTNVPQMMVHLLSEKKTISYGGCVVQLFAFIFFVGSECLLLAAMAYDRYIAICKPLRYSFIMNKALCSWLAASCWTGGFLNSVVHTVLTFHLPFCGNNRINYFFCDIPPLLILSCGDTSINELALLSIGIFIGWTPFLCIILSYLYIISTILRIRSSEGRHKAFSTCASHLLIVLLYYGSAIFTYVRPISSYSLEKDRLISVLYSVVTPMLNPVIYTLRNKDIKEAVKTIGRKWQPPVFSSDM is encoded by the coding sequence atggaaggaaagaatcaaacaGCTCCATATGAATTCATCATCTTGGGGTTCTCCAACCTGAATGAACTGCAATTTTTACTCTTCACCATCTTCTTTCTGACTTACATATGCACTTTAGGAGGGAATGTTTTTATCATCTTGGTGACCATGGCTGATTCCCACCTACATACACCCATGTATTATTTCCTAGGAAACCTCGCCTTTATTGACATCTGCTACACCACTACTAACGTCCCCCAGATGATGGTGCACCTTTTGTCAGAGAAGAAAACCATATCCTATGGAGGCTGTGTGGTCCAACTctttgcattcattttctttgtaggCTCAGagtgtctactcctggcagcaatGGCATATGACCGATACATTGCTATCTGCAAACCTTTAAGGTATTCATTTATCATGAACAAGGCCCTGTGCAGCTGGTTAGCAGCCTCGTGCTGGACAGGTGGGTTTCTCAACTCAGTGGTGCACACAGTTCTGACCTTCCACCTGCCCTTCTGTGGTAACAATCGGATCAATTATTTCTTCTGTGACATACCCCCTTTGCTGATCTTGTCTTGTGGGGATACTTCCATCAATGAACTGGCTTTGTTGTCCATTGGGATCTTCATAGGTTGGACTCCTTTCCTGTGCATCATCCTTTCCTACCTTTACATTATCTCAACCATCCTGAGGATCCGCTCCTCTGAGGGGAGGCACAAAGCATTTtccacctgtgcctcccacctGCTTATTGTTCTTCTCTATTACGGCAGTGCCATCTTCACATATGTGCGGCCCATCTCATCTTATTCACTAGAGAAAGACAGATTGATCTCAGTGCTGTATAGTGTCGTCACCCCCATGCTGAATCCTGTAATTTATACACTGAGAAATAAGGACATCAAAGAGGCTGTGAAGACCATAGGAAGAAAATGGCAGCCACCAGTTTTCTCCTCTGATATGTAA
- the LOC114682666 gene encoding saoe class I histocompatibility antigen, A alpha chain-like isoform X2 yields the protein METSLLRTLHLLLGASLALTQTFKGSHSLRYFDIAMSRPSLEETLYMTIGYVDDTEFVHFNSGAVNPRFEPRVPWMEQVGQDYWDDQTHIGKAAELQIRAYFQKLQGYYNQSEKSSHTIQRMTGCYIGPDGHLLHAYRQFGYDGQDYLTLNEDLSTWTAADMAALITKQEWEATNEAERWRVYLQGPCVVWLLKYLKMGNETLLRTDPPKGYVTHHPRPEGDIILRCWALGFYPAEISLTWQRDGEDLTQDMEFVETRPSGDGTFQKWAAVVVSSGEEQKYTCLVHHEGLPEPLTLRWSRPPQSFTPIIVVVLGLVLLGASVAAVVMWKKSSGRRRHRYA from the exons ATGGAGACTTCATTACTCCGCACTCTCCATCTGCTGCTGGGGGCTTCCCTTGCCCTGACCCAGACCTTTAAAG GTTCCCACTCTTTGCGGTACTTTGACATCGCAATGTCAAGACCTAGCTTAGAGGAGACCCTCTACATGACCATTGGCTATGTGGACGACACAGAGTTCGTGCACTTCAACAGTGGGGCAGTGAATCCAAGGTTCGAGCCTCGGGTGCCCTGGATGGAGCAGGTGGGACAGGATTACTGGGATGACCAGACACACATTGGCAAAGCAGCAGAACTGCAGATTCGAGCATACTTTCAGAAACTGCAAGGCTACTACAACCAGAGCGAGAAAA GTTCTCACACCATCCAAAGGATGACTGGCTGCTACATTGGACCAGACGGGCACCTACTTCATGCATACCGTCAGTTTGGCTATGATGGGCAAGATTACCTCACCCTGAATGAGGATCTGAGCACCTGGACCGCGGCAGACATGGCAGCTCTAATCACCAAGCAAGAGTGGGAGGCAACTAATGAGGCTGAGCGCTGGAGGGTCTACTTGCAGGGGCCTTGCGTGGTGTGGCTCCTTAAATACCTGAAGATGGGAAATGAGACTCTTCTGCGCACAG ATCCCCCAAAAGGATATGTAACTCATCACCCCAGACCTGAAGGGGACATCATCCTGAGGTGCTGGGCCTTGGGCTTCTACCCTGCTGAGATCTCCCTGACCTGGCAGCGGGATGGGGAAGACTTGACTCAAGATATGGAGTTTGTGGAGACCAGGCCTTCGGGAgatggaaccttccagaagtgggcagctgTAGTGGTGTCTTCTGGAGAGGAACAAAAATACACATGCCTTGTGCACCATGAGGGGCTGCCTGAGCCCCTCACCCTGAGATGGA gCAGGCCTCCCCAGTCTTTCACCCCCATCATAGTAGTTGTCCTTGGCCTGGTTCTCCTGGGAGCTTCGGTGGCTGCTGTTGTAATGTGGAAGAAGAGCTCAG GTCGAAGAAGACACAGATATGCTTAG
- the LOC114682666 gene encoding class I histocompatibility antigen, Non-RT1.A alpha-1 chain-like isoform X1: METSLLRTLHLLLGASLALTQTFKGSHSLRYFDIAMSRPSLEETLYMTIGYVDDTEFVHFNSGAVNPRFEPRVPWMEQVGQDYWDDQTHIGKAAELQIRAYFQKLQGYYNQSEKSSHTIQRMTGCYIGPDGHLLHAYRQFGYDGQDYLTLNEDLSTWTAADMAALITKQEWEATNEAERWRVYLQGPCVVWLLKYLKMGNETLLRTDPPKGYVTHHPRPEGDIILRCWALGFYPAEISLTWQRDGEDLTQDMEFVETRPSGDGTFQKWAAVVVSSGEEQKYTCLVHHEGLPEPLTLRWSRPPQSFTPIIVVVLGLVLLGASVAAVVMWKKSSGRERGSLGFLSN; encoded by the exons ATGGAGACTTCATTACTCCGCACTCTCCATCTGCTGCTGGGGGCTTCCCTTGCCCTGACCCAGACCTTTAAAG GTTCCCACTCTTTGCGGTACTTTGACATCGCAATGTCAAGACCTAGCTTAGAGGAGACCCTCTACATGACCATTGGCTATGTGGACGACACAGAGTTCGTGCACTTCAACAGTGGGGCAGTGAATCCAAGGTTCGAGCCTCGGGTGCCCTGGATGGAGCAGGTGGGACAGGATTACTGGGATGACCAGACACACATTGGCAAAGCAGCAGAACTGCAGATTCGAGCATACTTTCAGAAACTGCAAGGCTACTACAACCAGAGCGAGAAAA GTTCTCACACCATCCAAAGGATGACTGGCTGCTACATTGGACCAGACGGGCACCTACTTCATGCATACCGTCAGTTTGGCTATGATGGGCAAGATTACCTCACCCTGAATGAGGATCTGAGCACCTGGACCGCGGCAGACATGGCAGCTCTAATCACCAAGCAAGAGTGGGAGGCAACTAATGAGGCTGAGCGCTGGAGGGTCTACTTGCAGGGGCCTTGCGTGGTGTGGCTCCTTAAATACCTGAAGATGGGAAATGAGACTCTTCTGCGCACAG ATCCCCCAAAAGGATATGTAACTCATCACCCCAGACCTGAAGGGGACATCATCCTGAGGTGCTGGGCCTTGGGCTTCTACCCTGCTGAGATCTCCCTGACCTGGCAGCGGGATGGGGAAGACTTGACTCAAGATATGGAGTTTGTGGAGACCAGGCCTTCGGGAgatggaaccttccagaagtgggcagctgTAGTGGTGTCTTCTGGAGAGGAACAAAAATACACATGCCTTGTGCACCATGAGGGGCTGCCTGAGCCCCTCACCCTGAGATGGA gCAGGCCTCCCCAGTCTTTCACCCCCATCATAGTAGTTGTCCTTGGCCTGGTTCTCCTGGGAGCTTCGGTGGCTGCTGTTGTAATGTGGAAGAAGAGCTCAGGTAGGGAAAGGGGCAGCCTGGGCTTTCTTTCCAACTAG
- the LOC114682695 gene encoding olfactory receptor 12D3, with protein sequence MENATSVDEFLLLGLTSVQELQPIFFVMFLIIYLLNLVGNGVILMIIILERRLHSPMYFFLGNLSCLDICYSSVTLPKVLINLISRHRIISFLGCITQLHFFHFLGSTEAILLAVMAFDRFVAICSPLRYTAIMNPQLCILLAAMAWITSFFYALMHSVMTAHLNFCHSHKLSHFFCDVKPLLEVACGNTVLNQWLLSAVTGSISMGAFLLTLLSYFYIIAFLLFKNQSCRMLRKALSTCTSHFMVVCLFYGPVGFTYIRPASASASSMSEDRMVAIIYSAVTPVLNPLIYTLRNKEVMLALKKIFGKKLFKDHQVHGRDQCA encoded by the coding sequence ATGGAGAATGCCACTTCAGTGGATGAGTTCCTCTTGCTAGGTCTGACCAGTGTTCAAGAGCTGCAGCCCATCTTTTTTGTGATGTTCTTAATCATTTACTTGCTGAATTTGGTTGGAAATGGAGTGATATTAATGATCATCATTTTGGAGAGAAGACTTCACTCCCCTATGTACTTCTTCCTAGGAAACCTTTCCTGCCTGGATATTTGTTACTCTTCAGTGACTCTTCCCAAGGTTCTCATCAACCTCATCTCCAGGCACAGAATCATATCTTTCCTTGGCTGCATCACCCAGCTACATTTCTTCCACTTTCTGGGAAGCACAGAGGCCATCTTGCTGGCCGTGATGGCCTTTGATCGTTTTGTGGCTATCTGCAGCCCGCTCCGATACACTGCTATCATGAATCCTCAGTTGTGCATCCTGTTGGCAGCTATGGCCTGGATCACCAGCTTCTTCTACGCTCTGATGCACTCTGTCATGACTGCTCACTTGAACTTTTGCCACTCTCACAAACTCAGTCACTTCTTCTGTGATGTCAAGCCCCTCTTAGAAGTGGCCTGTGGCAATACAGTGCTGAACCAGTGGCTTCTTTCTGCTGTTACAGGCAGCATATCCATGGGGGCCTTCCTCCTTACACTCCTCTCCTATTTCTACATcattgcctttcttctttttaagaatcAGTCCTGCAGAATGCTAAGGAAGGCTCTGTCCACTTGCACCTCCCACTTTATGGTGGTTTGTCTCTTCTATGGACCCGTTGGCTTCACATATATCCGccctgcctctgcatcagcctcctcCATGAGTGAGGATCGGATGGTGGCCATCATCTATAGTGCAGTCACCCCAGTGCTGAACCCACTGATATATACCCTTAGGAACAAGGAGGTGATGCTGGCTCTGAAGAAGATCTTTGGGAAGAAGCTGTTTAAAGACCACCAGGTACATGGAAGAGACCAATGTGCATGA